The Deinococcus sonorensis KR-87 genome includes a window with the following:
- a CDS encoding 2,3-bisphosphoglycerate-independent phosphoglycerate mutase, whose translation MLDTIRALAKKTESKILMVVLDGVGGLPLELNGDTELATATTPNMDALAQQAQLGQVELVGAGITPGSGPGHLSLFGYDPLRYVVGRGALSAVGIGVKLGAGDVAVRGNFATLGEGRVIQDRRAGRPSDEKNAEIVGKLREAISEIDGVRVEVYTESEHRFVVVFRNPGVPLGANVSDVDPQATGVPPLTAEAHDAPSQKTAELVNGFVQRAEAALAGEPQVNGVLFRGYSDVPHFPNFDEVYGLRAACIASYPMYKGLASLVGMDVLEVEGEEDALTGKVAALQQAWDRYDFFYFHVKKTDSTGEDGDFHEKVHKIELFDELLPQLLALKPDVIAIVGDHSTPSKLKSHSWHPVPLLIRSDYGRKDAAQRYTEEEAQKGSLGLRRGTDLMPLLMANALKLQKYGA comes from the coding sequence ATGTTAGACACCATCCGAGCGCTGGCAAAGAAGACCGAGAGCAAGATCCTGATGGTGGTGCTGGACGGCGTGGGCGGCCTGCCGCTGGAGCTGAACGGCGACACCGAGCTGGCCACCGCCACCACCCCCAACATGGACGCCCTGGCCCAGCAGGCGCAGCTGGGGCAGGTGGAACTGGTGGGCGCCGGCATCACGCCGGGCAGCGGCCCCGGCCACCTCTCGCTGTTCGGCTACGACCCGCTGCGTTACGTGGTGGGGCGAGGGGCTCTTTCGGCGGTGGGCATCGGCGTGAAGCTGGGGGCCGGCGACGTGGCGGTGCGCGGCAACTTCGCCACCCTGGGCGAGGGCCGCGTGATTCAGGACCGCCGGGCCGGGCGGCCCAGCGACGAGAAGAATGCCGAGATCGTGGGAAAGCTCCGTGAGGCCATCTCCGAGATCGACGGCGTGCGGGTGGAGGTCTACACCGAGAGCGAACACCGCTTCGTGGTGGTGTTCCGCAACCCCGGCGTGCCGCTGGGCGCCAACGTCAGCGACGTGGACCCGCAGGCCACCGGCGTGCCGCCGCTCACCGCTGAGGCGCACGACGCCCCCAGCCAGAAGACGGCCGAGCTGGTGAACGGCTTCGTGCAGCGGGCGGAGGCGGCGCTGGCCGGCGAGCCGCAGGTGAACGGGGTGCTGTTCCGCGGCTACAGCGACGTGCCGCACTTCCCCAACTTCGACGAGGTGTACGGCCTGCGGGCCGCCTGCATCGCCAGCTACCCGATGTACAAGGGCCTGGCCTCGCTGGTCGGCATGGACGTGCTGGAGGTGGAGGGCGAGGAAGACGCCCTCACCGGCAAGGTGGCCGCGCTGCAGCAGGCCTGGGACCGCTACGACTTCTTCTACTTCCACGTCAAGAAGACCGACAGCACCGGCGAGGACGGCGACTTCCACGAAAAGGTGCACAAGATCGAGCTGTTCGATGAGCTGCTGCCGCAGCTGCTGGCGCTGAAGCCGGACGTGATCGCGATTGTGGGCGACCACAGCACGCCCAGCAAGCTCAAGAGCCACAGCTGGCACCCGGTGCCGCTGCTGATCCGCAGCGATTACGGCCGCAAGGACGCCGCGCAGCGCTACACCGAGGAGGAGGCCCAGAAGGGCAGCCTGGGTCTGCGGCGCGGCACCGACCTGATGCCGCTGCTGATGGCCAACGCGCTGAAGCTGCAGAAGTACGGCGCCTGA
- a CDS encoding DinB family protein, translating to MPRPQVSDYSTFAATYIDLVPEPDVLAALQEQAAHTEALLRAVQNPDYRPAPDKWSVRQVVGHMADTERVFGFRALWFARQDPAPLPGFDQDQWMASSDFDLPAYPALVEGFRAARAAHLSMLGQLAPDAWERRGMASGAAFTVRALAYAMLGHERHHLRGLQERYGPAFG from the coding sequence ATGCCCAGACCCCAGGTGTCCGACTACTCCACCTTCGCCGCGACCTACATCGACCTGGTTCCGGAACCCGATGTGCTGGCCGCCTTGCAGGAACAGGCCGCACACACGGAGGCGCTGCTGCGGGCGGTGCAGAACCCGGACTACCGCCCGGCGCCCGACAAGTGGAGTGTGCGACAGGTGGTGGGTCACATGGCCGACACCGAACGGGTCTTCGGGTTCCGGGCGCTGTGGTTCGCCCGCCAGGACCCAGCCCCGCTGCCCGGCTTCGATCAGGACCAGTGGATGGCCAGCTCCGACTTCGACCTTCCGGCGTATCCGGCGCTGGTGGAGGGCTTCCGGGCAGCCAGAGCGGCCCACCTCAGCATGCTGGGCCAGCTTGCCCCGGATGCCTGGGAGCGGCGCGGCATGGCCAGCGGAGCGGCCTTCACGGTGCGCGCCCTGGCCTACGCCATGCTGGGCCACGAGCGCCACCATCTGCGGGGGCTGCAGGAGCGCTACGGCCCGGCGTTCGGCTAG
- the ruvA gene encoding Holliday junction branch migration protein RuvA, with protein sequence MIAYLTGAVRDVQSTSAIILAGGVGYEVMCPASTLGRLTPGSEAELHIRMVVREDAMMLFGFVDRDSLRLFDLLTGVSGVGPKLALALLSAMPPSALAAGLVGGDSKLLSSVSGVGKKTAERLVLELQGKVPEHLAVPQAGAGTAAAMVSTAGRDATEALMALGFREAQVRAVVAELLAADAGLSADALIRRGLGKLR encoded by the coding sequence GTGATTGCCTATCTAACCGGCGCGGTGCGGGACGTGCAGAGCACCAGCGCCATCATTCTGGCCGGCGGGGTGGGCTACGAGGTGATGTGTCCGGCCAGCACCCTGGGCCGCCTGACCCCCGGCAGCGAGGCCGAGCTGCATATCCGTATGGTGGTGCGCGAGGACGCCATGATGCTGTTCGGCTTCGTGGACCGCGACAGCCTGCGCCTGTTCGACCTGCTCACCGGGGTGAGCGGCGTGGGTCCCAAGCTGGCCCTGGCCCTCCTGTCCGCCATGCCGCCCTCGGCGCTGGCGGCGGGACTGGTGGGGGGCGACAGCAAGCTGCTCTCCAGCGTGAGCGGGGTCGGCAAGAAAACGGCCGAGCGGCTGGTGCTGGAACTGCAGGGCAAGGTGCCGGAGCATCTGGCGGTGCCGCAGGCCGGCGCCGGCACGGCGGCAGCGATGGTGTCCACGGCGGGCCGCGACGCCACTGAGGCGCTGATGGCGCTGGGCTTCCGTGAGGCGCAGGTGCGGGCCGTGGTGGCCGAACTGCTGGCCGCCGATGCAGGCCTCAGCGCCGACGCCCTGATCCGGCGTGGGCTGGGCAAACTGCGGTAG